A window of the Bacillota bacterium genome harbors these coding sequences:
- a CDS encoding carbohydrate ABC transporter permease produces MFEVMVGAKRRRLRLAFLYGVSILLVVFILFPFYWVFRSSLMGEEDLFSRPIVWLTRHPTLDNYRYVFTGEIPTSYQVKGLMRSRVSQETRYILGALKNSTVVAVSVTLVNLIFGTPAAYVFARMRFRGSLRVYQFILMSRLLPAVAIAIPYYLIIKWVGLLDTYLGLILVYSAITLPFSVWYLTLYFRSVPASMEEAGLVDGCTRLQALRFVLAPVAAPGITAAAAFAFMAVYNEFLFGLMLTQTIKSRTMPVLIAGISTNPDVSYALLCVCITLAIIPPVILALLLRQYITRGLLTTISK; encoded by the coding sequence GTGTTCGAAGTCATGGTGGGGGCCAAGCGCAGGCGCTTGCGACTCGCGTTTCTCTACGGTGTGTCGATTCTCCTGGTCGTGTTCATTTTGTTTCCGTTCTACTGGGTGTTCCGCTCAAGCCTAATGGGTGAGGAGGACCTCTTCTCGCGCCCGATTGTGTGGCTCACGCGGCACCCGACCCTGGACAACTACAGGTACGTCTTCACGGGCGAAATACCCACGAGTTACCAGGTCAAGGGCCTCATGAGGAGCAGGGTTTCTCAAGAGACCCGGTACATTCTGGGCGCTCTCAAGAACAGCACAGTAGTTGCCGTCTCCGTGACCCTGGTGAATCTCATTTTCGGAACGCCGGCCGCCTACGTTTTCGCAAGGATGAGATTCAGGGGATCCCTGAGAGTATACCAATTCATCCTGATGAGCCGCCTCCTCCCCGCGGTTGCCATCGCGATCCCATACTATCTCATCATCAAGTGGGTGGGCCTACTCGATACGTATCTCGGACTGATCCTGGTATACAGCGCGATAACCCTTCCGTTCTCCGTATGGTATCTCACGTTGTATTTTCGAAGCGTGCCAGCCAGTATGGAGGAGGCCGGCCTCGTGGACGGGTGCACGCGCCTTCAGGCTCTACGGTTTGTGTTGGCTCCGGTTGCGGCGCCGGGCATAACGGCTGCTGCTGCGTTTGCCTTCATGGCGGTCTACAACGAGTTCCTTTTCGGGCTCATGCTCACGCAAACCATCAAGAGCAGGACAATGCCTGTGCTCATAGCTGGCATCTCAACGAACCCGGACGTAAGCTATGCCCTTCTCTGTGTCTGCATAACGCTGGCGATAATTCCGCCTGTCATACTTGCCCTTCTCCTCAGGCAGTACATCACGAGGGGGCTTCTAACCACGATTTCGAAGTAG
- a CDS encoding ABC transporter substrate-binding protein — MFGRSRVLMAAVLALTCCFVAGTGYASGNVDLTFTAWSYGVETVNDNIAKFEQMYPGIKVAFSDFSWFDYHDIMATRFFSKTPTDVCYSSDHWLQEWAAAGWIVPLEDYFPWVRESKAEFAKYAVEGMTYNGKLYGVPYYADLMIFIYNEEMLKKAGFNQPPKTWEELAEQAKAMKAKGICNYPIIFEFGQQEGAANEVLISMVYSRKDGHMFNGLEPVFNKPGSAAAKTLEWITEGMQKSKIIDPASLTMAEIELVKSMQSGQHAFTILPKYNLAELNNPASSKLAGKFKMALMPGDTHETVGYVRFYAMTKMAVDRGKDVVDAVGKFIQYFGGKTNGKYIVEKRWAVEKGLGFAQLPLYDDPDVVKAINSWGDVKLELEQAKLARAKEGLSPFYGTWDLFVRTELHKAYLGQQSPQQVLDTCAKKWNEMRKK; from the coding sequence ATGTTCGGCAGGTCGAGAGTGTTGATGGCCGCGGTGCTTGCGCTTACTTGCTGCTTTGTTGCAGGGACGGGCTATGCGTCGGGCAACGTCGATCTCACCTTCACAGCGTGGTCGTACGGAGTCGAGACGGTCAACGACAATATCGCCAAGTTTGAACAGATGTACCCGGGGATAAAGGTCGCGTTTTCCGACTTCTCTTGGTTCGATTACCACGACATCATGGCCACGAGGTTCTTCTCCAAGACTCCTACCGATGTATGCTACAGTTCGGACCACTGGCTTCAGGAGTGGGCAGCCGCTGGATGGATCGTGCCTCTCGAGGACTACTTCCCGTGGGTCCGTGAATCCAAAGCTGAGTTCGCCAAGTATGCTGTCGAGGGCATGACTTACAACGGGAAGCTCTATGGGGTTCCATATTACGCGGATCTCATGATCTTCATCTACAACGAGGAAATGCTGAAGAAGGCTGGTTTCAACCAACCGCCCAAGACATGGGAGGAGCTCGCCGAACAAGCCAAGGCCATGAAGGCCAAGGGCATCTGCAACTATCCGATCATCTTCGAGTTCGGTCAGCAAGAAGGAGCAGCCAACGAGGTCCTCATATCCATGGTTTACTCCCGGAAAGACGGGCACATGTTCAACGGCTTGGAGCCGGTCTTCAACAAACCAGGGTCGGCTGCTGCCAAGACGCTTGAATGGATAACCGAGGGAATGCAGAAGTCAAAGATCATCGACCCGGCATCACTCACGATGGCCGAGATCGAGCTGGTCAAGAGCATGCAGTCTGGGCAGCACGCGTTCACCATCCTTCCTAAGTACAACCTTGCCGAGCTGAACAACCCTGCTTCCTCGAAGCTGGCCGGGAAGTTCAAGATGGCGCTCATGCCGGGCGACACGCACGAAACCGTCGGCTATGTCAGGTTCTACGCGATGACCAAGATGGCAGTGGACCGCGGCAAAGACGTTGTCGATGCGGTCGGCAAGTTCATCCAGTACTTCGGCGGCAAGACCAACGGTAAGTACATCGTGGAGAAGCGCTGGGCAGTGGAAAAGGGCCTTGGTTTCGCCCAGTTGCCTCTGTACGACGATCCAGACGTTGTCAAGGCCATTAACTCGTGGGGCGACGTTAAGCTCGAGCTCGAGCAGGCCAAGCTTGCGAGGGCCAAGGAAGGGCTGAGCCCCTTCTACGGAACGTGGGATCTGTTTGTGAGGACAGAACTCCACAAGGCCTACCTCGGTCAACAGTCGCCTCAGCAAGTGCTGGATACCTGCGCCAAGAAGTGGAACGAGATGAGGAAGAAGTAG
- a CDS encoding sugar ABC transporter permease: MSPVGVSGRGTLASSTPMISGRREKPFLLVVPTLGIVLCFTVFPIGYALVLSLRRFLLTQPWDTSFVGLRNYWEVITSDYFRASIASTFKFAALAVVCVLIYGGLVGLLLDARLWTSRLLQVLILLPWAIPPAIAGIMWKWIFHADYGAVNGFLVGLGLLKDYFPWLSTPSTARTCLVIAHVWKEGSLAAVLVLAGLQTIPRELRDAIFCDGGGPWTYFRHVVIPFLKPTLLVIAIYETMIAILTFDLVYVMTGGGPGNATALVSWYAYIESFRFLNFGHGAALSFTIAAVILVMILVYLRVLKTEEVY; this comes from the coding sequence ATGAGTCCTGTTGGAGTTAGTGGACGGGGTACGCTCGCTTCGAGTACACCCATGATCAGTGGTCGTCGCGAGAAACCCTTCCTTCTTGTCGTTCCGACGCTGGGAATTGTCCTGTGCTTCACCGTGTTTCCGATCGGGTACGCCCTAGTTCTGAGCCTGAGGCGTTTCCTGCTTACGCAGCCCTGGGACACTTCGTTTGTGGGTTTGCGCAACTATTGGGAAGTGATAACGAGCGATTACTTCCGTGCCTCCATTGCGAGCACGTTCAAGTTCGCCGCGCTTGCAGTGGTCTGTGTCCTCATCTATGGCGGTCTGGTCGGCCTCCTCCTCGATGCGAGACTGTGGACTTCACGGCTGCTTCAGGTGCTTATCCTGCTGCCATGGGCGATCCCTCCGGCCATCGCCGGCATCATGTGGAAGTGGATATTCCATGCCGACTATGGTGCGGTCAACGGGTTTCTTGTAGGGCTTGGTCTGCTGAAGGATTACTTTCCGTGGCTCAGCACGCCTTCCACCGCAAGAACTTGCCTTGTCATCGCCCACGTTTGGAAAGAAGGCTCGCTCGCCGCAGTCTTGGTTCTTGCTGGGCTACAGACGATCCCTCGCGAACTCCGCGATGCCATCTTTTGTGATGGTGGCGGGCCGTGGACGTATTTCAGGCATGTCGTGATCCCGTTCCTGAAACCTACCCTGCTTGTGATAGCGATCTACGAAACGATGATTGCGATTCTGACGTTTGACCTTGTTTACGTGATGACCGGAGGAGGGCCTGGGAACGCGACGGCTTTGGTCTCCTGGTATGCGTATATCGAGTCCTTCAGGTTCCTCAACTTCGGGCACGGCGCCGCGCTATCGTTCACAATTGCCGCGGTCATCCTGGTGATGATACTGGTGTACCTGAGAGTGCTCAAGACAGAGGAAGTGTACTGA
- a CDS encoding MBL fold metallo-hydrolase, with amino-acid sequence MRIRFLGGAREVGASCMLVTSASGRNVPLDCGVRVNEEGTEMLPDLEPLRDLRVDAVVMSHAHLDHSGALPLVMKVLPGTGVPATGVAYAHATAATKDLARVLLYDAMKVAEFREGLKLYDEADAERALDSTLTHGYYQPFDVADGVRAEFLPAGHIPGAASVLLQFEEGTLLYTGDFTSFDQETVGMQKFTPALKRGVDVVVTEATFGSRLYAARTHEVEGLLDAVAETVAAGGKVLVPAFAVGRAQEIILALRNHLRRTKMKIPVYVDGLVRNVNAVFAANAEYLAPRYNREVLRGRELFCTNGIEAVGSKAKRDEVFASNGPFVAIASSGMLTVGVSPLCAERIVGDERNHLAIVGYRDEESPGRRLLELSEKPPGERRLTLNDADLEVNCKVGKYGLSAHADSLESCYRLRLCDRNPCWSITATTSPAPRSRPLSLRRCPGRASRSQREGASMNARRVPVPLESTL; translated from the coding sequence ATGAGGATAAGGTTCCTGGGCGGCGCTCGCGAGGTCGGCGCCTCGTGCATGCTAGTGACGAGCGCGTCCGGCAGGAACGTCCCGCTTGACTGTGGCGTGAGGGTGAACGAGGAAGGGACGGAGATGCTCCCGGACCTCGAGCCTCTCCGCGACCTCCGCGTTGACGCCGTCGTGATGTCCCACGCTCACCTGGACCACTCAGGCGCCCTACCGCTCGTCATGAAGGTCCTCCCGGGAACGGGCGTCCCTGCCACGGGGGTCGCATACGCCCACGCAACCGCGGCGACGAAGGACCTCGCGAGGGTCCTACTCTACGATGCGATGAAGGTGGCCGAGTTCAGGGAGGGCCTCAAGCTCTACGACGAGGCGGACGCGGAGAGAGCGCTCGACAGCACCTTGACCCACGGCTACTATCAGCCGTTCGACGTGGCCGATGGCGTTCGCGCGGAGTTCCTGCCAGCCGGGCATATTCCGGGGGCGGCGTCGGTGCTCCTGCAGTTCGAGGAGGGCACGCTCCTCTACACGGGCGACTTCACCTCGTTCGACCAGGAGACTGTGGGGATGCAGAAGTTCACTCCGGCCCTGAAGCGCGGAGTGGACGTGGTCGTAACGGAAGCCACGTTCGGCTCGAGGCTTTATGCCGCAAGAACCCACGAAGTCGAGGGGCTGCTTGACGCGGTCGCCGAGACGGTTGCGGCCGGCGGCAAGGTACTCGTACCCGCCTTTGCCGTGGGGCGGGCTCAAGAGATAATCCTCGCTCTAAGGAACCACTTAAGAAGGACGAAGATGAAGATCCCTGTGTACGTCGACGGCCTTGTGAGGAACGTCAACGCCGTGTTTGCGGCGAACGCGGAGTATCTGGCGCCGAGGTACAACAGAGAGGTCCTCCGGGGCCGCGAGCTCTTCTGCACCAACGGCATAGAGGCCGTTGGTTCGAAGGCGAAGAGGGACGAAGTGTTCGCCTCGAACGGCCCGTTCGTGGCCATCGCAAGCTCAGGGATGCTGACCGTTGGCGTATCCCCGCTTTGCGCGGAGAGGATCGTCGGGGACGAGAGGAACCACCTTGCGATAGTCGGTTATCGAGACGAGGAGTCGCCTGGGCGCCGGCTGCTGGAGCTATCGGAGAAGCCTCCGGGCGAGCGCAGGCTGACTTTGAACGACGCCGATCTCGAGGTGAACTGCAAGGTCGGGAAGTACGGGCTCTCCGCGCACGCGGACTCCCTCGAGTCCTGCTATCGGTTAAGACTCTGCGACCGGAATCCGTGCTGGTCAATCACGGCAACGACGAGTCCTGCGCCGCGCTCGCGACCTCTCTCGCTTCGGAGATGCCCTGGGCGCGCATCGAGGTCGCAGCGAGAGGGCGCGAGCATGAATGCGCGCCGGGTCCCAGTGCCGCTAGAAAGTACTCTTTGA
- a CDS encoding LacI family transcriptional regulator has product MSFALTTVKDVAKRAGVSPATVSNVINQKGNVSPALVESVTRAIEELGYRPNVLARGLRVSRTYTVGLVISDMLNPYFSEIAAGVERVCSRRGYTVLLCTTNDNKSAEAKHVQVLRDRQVDGIIIASTGTGNELIEKLVTDEYPLVLINRRLDGVETDCVVSDNVGGALQAMDYLVSLGHRRIGFVGGARDSLPSRERLEGYLRGLAKAGIPADNEIIRYGYLKYSGGYEAAKDLVRISDRPTAIFAANDMMAIGVMDAVLEAGLRIPEDISLVGFDDTMLSSLKRINLTTVRQSYLELGEIATKMLLDKLSKRTGKRSVRKQVVLCSLVVRGSCTRAETEASGRSDEMGQAE; this is encoded by the coding sequence GTGAGTTTTGCTTTGACCACAGTCAAGGACGTCGCCAAACGCGCTGGGGTATCTCCAGCTACCGTATCAAACGTGATCAACCAGAAAGGGAATGTGAGCCCAGCGCTCGTGGAGTCGGTGACGAGGGCCATAGAGGAACTCGGGTACCGCCCGAACGTGCTGGCAAGGGGGCTCAGGGTAAGCCGCACCTACACCGTCGGGCTCGTAATCTCCGACATGCTGAACCCGTACTTCTCTGAAATAGCGGCTGGGGTCGAGCGGGTCTGTTCCAGGCGCGGATACACCGTGCTGCTTTGCACGACGAACGACAACAAGAGCGCCGAGGCGAAACACGTCCAGGTCTTGAGAGACAGACAGGTCGACGGCATAATCATCGCCTCGACAGGCACGGGCAACGAGCTCATCGAGAAGCTCGTCACCGACGAGTATCCGCTCGTCCTCATCAACCGTCGGCTCGACGGGGTCGAAACCGACTGCGTGGTAAGCGACAACGTCGGCGGAGCCCTGCAGGCGATGGACTATCTGGTCTCTCTCGGTCACAGGCGCATCGGGTTTGTCGGGGGCGCGCGCGACTCGCTGCCGAGCCGCGAGCGGCTCGAGGGCTACTTGCGCGGCCTTGCCAAGGCGGGCATACCGGCTGACAACGAGATCATCCGCTACGGGTATCTCAAGTATTCGGGCGGTTATGAGGCGGCAAAGGATCTAGTAAGAATATCCGATAGACCCACAGCCATATTCGCAGCCAACGACATGATGGCGATAGGCGTGATGGACGCGGTCCTTGAGGCCGGTCTCAGAATCCCTGAGGACATATCGCTTGTCGGCTTTGACGACACGATGCTGAGTTCGCTCAAGAGAATCAACCTTACGACTGTGCGGCAGTCGTACTTGGAACTGGGCGAGATCGCGACGAAGATGCTCCTCGACAAGCTATCGAAGAGGACGGGCAAACGTTCTGTCAGGAAGCAAGTGGTTCTGTGTTCTCTCGTCGTACGCGGAAGCTGTACGCGGGCGGAGACGGAGGCGAGCGGGCGTTCCGATGAAATGGGGCAGGCAGAATAG
- a CDS encoding glutamine amidotransferase has product MNKTRVLYVGDSAGVVGPVFVASPFEVEVKGFNVHVWGQPLIDGLQATGEIEVTHQPSWQAYGSYPKTPEEMAAYDVVIVSDVEKDVLVLYPVWTKAPMGPNRLETTRKYVENGGGFLMVGGWTSFSGRYGKAAYYGTPIEQTLPVECLAGLDDRVECPEGAVIKTLEPDHPILRGIPKEWPIMLGYNKVKVKPGAKVLATINDDPFIVVWDYGKGRSMAFTTDCSPHWGVDFVKWDYYGQFWRQAIQWLARRA; this is encoded by the coding sequence ATGAACAAGACTCGAGTGCTCTATGTTGGGGATTCAGCGGGAGTGGTTGGGCCCGTCTTCGTGGCCTCACCGTTTGAGGTCGAGGTGAAGGGGTTCAACGTTCACGTGTGGGGACAGCCTCTCATCGACGGACTTCAGGCTACCGGCGAGATCGAGGTGACCCATCAGCCCAGCTGGCAAGCCTATGGTTCGTACCCGAAGACGCCCGAGGAAATGGCTGCGTATGATGTAGTTATAGTAAGTGACGTCGAGAAGGACGTACTGGTGCTCTATCCGGTATGGACGAAGGCTCCCATGGGACCGAACAGGCTCGAGACAACGCGTAAGTACGTAGAGAACGGCGGCGGGTTCCTCATGGTCGGAGGATGGACCTCCTTCTCGGGTCGTTACGGCAAGGCGGCCTACTATGGGACTCCCATCGAGCAGACACTGCCTGTGGAGTGCCTTGCCGGGCTGGACGACCGGGTCGAGTGTCCTGAGGGCGCAGTCATCAAGACACTAGAGCCCGACCACCCCATTCTCAGGGGCATCCCGAAGGAATGGCCGATCATGTTGGGATACAACAAGGTAAAGGTCAAGCCGGGCGCCAAGGTGCTGGCAACCATCAACGACGACCCGTTCATCGTGGTATGGGATTATGGCAAAGGCCGCTCCATGGCTTTCACCACCGACTGCTCGCCTCACTGGGGCGTTGACTTCGTAAAATGGGATTACTACGGGCAGTTCTGGAGACAGGCCATCCAATGGCTTGCTCGGAGAGCGTAG
- a CDS encoding Gfo/Idh/MocA family oxidoreductase translates to MEKTLNVGVIGLGLIGSLHARIMRQLPNASLVAVADADPERARAVGEEERCCSYTDYRDLLARGDIDAVSICVPDTYHLEVSAAAASSGKHILLEKPLAATVAEGEEIIDAVQAAGVRMMVAHILRFDPRYVQLHDALVRGELGEPIHLRLRRQNPVLTARRLGGSVPILQYLGIHDADLIRWYASSDVDRVYAQRVTKFSSGEGSGESRSQGGSQGGGQGSGQGSGEGSGQSRGQGGRQGAEDALIALLTFKSGAIGTIELGWALPQNFPSGIYASAEVVGTKGAGYVNILDQGLCIYTENGLRCPDTLHWPEVNGQIVGDLRDEIAHFVDRTLDGEEYAVSNTDALAAVRIIEACAKSIDRNQPVQL, encoded by the coding sequence GTGGAAAAGACGCTGAATGTGGGCGTGATTGGACTGGGTCTCATCGGTTCCCTACATGCGAGGATCATGCGCCAGCTTCCCAACGCGAGCCTTGTGGCAGTAGCAGATGCCGACCCGGAGAGGGCTCGTGCCGTCGGCGAGGAAGAGCGGTGCTGCTCATACACGGACTATCGCGACCTGCTTGCTAGGGGCGATATCGACGCTGTCTCCATATGCGTTCCTGACACGTACCACCTGGAGGTGAGTGCCGCAGCAGCCTCGTCAGGCAAGCACATTCTGCTTGAGAAGCCGCTTGCTGCGACCGTGGCTGAAGGCGAGGAGATCATAGACGCAGTCCAGGCAGCTGGGGTCCGGATGATGGTCGCGCATATACTGCGCTTCGACCCCAGGTATGTGCAGCTTCACGATGCTCTGGTTCGCGGAGAGCTTGGAGAGCCGATCCATCTACGCCTGAGACGGCAGAACCCCGTGCTGACGGCCAGAAGACTGGGTGGCTCTGTTCCAATACTGCAGTACCTTGGTATCCACGACGCCGACCTCATCCGCTGGTACGCATCGAGCGATGTCGACCGAGTTTACGCCCAGAGAGTCACCAAGTTCTCCAGCGGCGAGGGCAGCGGCGAGAGCAGGAGCCAAGGCGGGAGCCAAGGTGGCGGCCAGGGCAGCGGACAAGGCAGTGGCGAGGGTAGCGGGCAAAGCCGTGGCCAGGGTGGCAGGCAAGGTGCGGAGGACGCCCTCATTGCTCTCCTGACGTTCAAAAGCGGGGCGATTGGGACGATCGAGCTTGGCTGGGCGCTTCCCCAGAACTTTCCTTCTGGCATCTATGCTTCCGCGGAGGTGGTTGGGACCAAAGGAGCAGGTTACGTGAACATCCTGGACCAGGGCCTGTGCATATACACGGAGAACGGGCTCAGATGTCCCGATACTCTGCATTGGCCGGAGGTGAACGGGCAGATCGTCGGCGACCTGCGAGATGAGATAGCTCACTTTGTGGACCGGACACTCGACGGAGAGGAGTACGCGGTGAGTAACACGGATGCTCTTGCAGCCGTCCGGATCATCGAGGCATGCGCAAAGTCCATTGACCGAAACCAGCCGGTGCAGCTATGA
- a CDS encoding helix-turn-helix domain-containing protein, with amino-acid sequence MNQIGDKLREIRIQRRLSLREAAEKVGISHTYLSALERGRDARTGRPVNPSAKTLMRIANGYGIAAQDLLRLATGEGVEETDQVEAMARTLQSLAPEDQKVILYLIERLSASRGNHGAKPNR; translated from the coding sequence TTGAACCAGATAGGAGACAAGCTCCGCGAAATCCGCATCCAAAGGCGCCTAAGTCTCCGAGAGGCGGCCGAGAAGGTTGGAATCAGCCACACTTACCTGAGCGCACTCGAACGAGGCCGTGACGCGCGCACAGGTAGGCCCGTGAATCCTTCCGCGAAGACGTTGATGCGCATAGCAAACGGGTACGGGATAGCCGCGCAGGATCTACTCAGGCTGGCGACCGGCGAGGGGGTGGAGGAAACAGACCAGGTCGAGGCGATGGCCCGCACCCTGCAAAGCCTCGCACCCGAGGACCAGAAGGTGATTCTGTACTTGATCGAGAGGCTCAGCGCGAGCCGTGGGAACCATGGCGCGAAACCAAACAGGTAG
- a CDS encoding thiamine pyrophosphate-dependent enzyme: protein MTEGQQAEVPALESTACAIRQLTAKTHKACGRVPHDGSLSLSEILATLYFAVMRVDPTRPGWPDRDRLVLGKGHAFGVLCAALALKGYFPESDLLATLNRLRSPLGTHPEMNKVPGVDMTTDSLGHGLPVAMGMALAGKLADRDYRVFLVADDGERHERLVWEAFTAAAHHGLDNLVVIIDKKSPSTGSPSMGGPTRKTMASEHFVERLRAIGWYVATVEGHDIAQLLEALRDIPGRQGRPTAIIAFTVKGEPR from the coding sequence ATGACGGAGGGCCAGCAAGCCGAGGTACCCGCACTGGAGTCCACAGCTTGCGCGATTCGCCAGCTGACGGCAAAGACCCACAAAGCCTGTGGACGCGTTCCCCATGATGGCTCACTCTCCTTGAGCGAGATTCTGGCGACTCTGTACTTCGCAGTAATGAGAGTTGATCCAACCCGACCCGGGTGGCCTGACCGAGATCGATTGGTCCTTGGAAAAGGCCACGCCTTCGGTGTGCTCTGTGCGGCTTTAGCCCTCAAGGGGTACTTCCCCGAATCAGATCTGTTGGCCACGCTCAACAGACTCAGGAGCCCGTTGGGGACACACCCTGAAATGAACAAGGTCCCTGGTGTGGACATGACCACAGATTCCCTGGGCCACGGCCTCCCCGTCGCCATGGGAATGGCCTTGGCCGGTAAGCTCGCTGATCGCGACTATCGGGTCTTTCTCGTCGCGGACGACGGCGAGCGCCACGAAAGACTCGTGTGGGAGGCTTTCACGGCTGCGGCCCATCATGGGCTCGACAACCTCGTAGTGATCATTGACAAGAAGAGCCCGTCCACGGGTAGCCCGTCCATGGGTGGCCCGACGCGGAAGACCATGGCGTCGGAGCACTTCGTCGAGAGACTTCGGGCGATTGGATGGTACGTCGCGACAGTGGAGGGGCACGATATCGCTCAGCTCTTGGAGGCTCTTCGAGACATCCCCGGTCGGCAGGGACGACCGACCGCGATCATAGCGTTTACGGTGAAAGGCGAGCCAAGGTGA
- a CDS encoding nucleotidyltransferase domain-containing protein, whose translation MARESVECLIRRYVETLRHAGFWVRGTSKPCLAVKDEFGSHARGDADGESDIDVAIVSPDLGRDRFEEGVR comes from the coding sequence GTGGCTCGAGAATCAGTTGAATGCCTCATAAGACGGTACGTGGAGACGCTTCGACATGCGGGTTTCTGGGTCCGTGGCACATCAAAACCCTGTCTCGCTGTCAAAGATGAGTTTGGGTCCCACGCTCGAGGGGACGCGGACGGCGAGAGCGACATCGACGTTGCGATCGTCTCACCCGACCTCGGACGTGACCGCTTCGAGGAGGGAGTGAGGTGA
- a CDS encoding MmgE/PrpD family protein — protein MTGKRCVSAGLGDFATRTLASWASRVEIQDLPEDAIAMAVECVVDWVGVALAGSAQDVAALVAPLFDGAVDAVPRRGASTVLRAGLDKFSGMWMWASFLNGFNGHVLGLDHVHRSTLLHPGAAVIPAALACAERYRASGSRLLAAIVVGYEVCSRVAEAAGRSHHARWDTTGTCGAFGAAAAAGKVLGLDDVEMCWALGHAGAHASGLRQVREDGAISRPLYAAKAALTGLLAALMAKCGFGGPVRILEGEQGFLKTMSSEPALEALTDRLGERYRICEVSMKPYPSCKHSHAQVDAALEIAAEPGFDPDRVRAVRVRTYETAVKAAITSTGGGGKYPRSPSEAFRSSPYCVAVALQKGRLGLRDFRPDAIRLNDYARRLIPNTTLEVDDELDAEYPKMCGAEVEVTMDDGATLSSSVMRPKGDPENPMSLEEVCDKAVDLAEIALPHEQAVACVQQVADVQNAKDVAVLLDV, from the coding sequence ATGACAGGCAAGCGATGTGTGTCAGCCGGACTCGGTGACTTCGCGACGCGAACCCTCGCCTCTTGGGCTTCGCGGGTCGAAATCCAAGACCTACCCGAGGACGCAATCGCGATGGCTGTGGAGTGCGTTGTGGACTGGGTCGGGGTTGCGCTAGCGGGGTCCGCCCAGGATGTCGCAGCCCTGGTCGCGCCGCTATTCGATGGCGCCGTGGACGCTGTGCCTCGCCGGGGGGCGTCGACCGTCTTGAGAGCCGGGCTCGACAAGTTCTCTGGCATGTGGATGTGGGCATCCTTCCTGAACGGCTTCAACGGACACGTGCTCGGGCTTGACCACGTCCACAGGAGCACGCTGCTCCATCCCGGGGCAGCGGTGATCCCTGCGGCGCTCGCGTGCGCTGAGAGATACCGGGCTTCCGGGTCTCGCCTGCTAGCGGCGATTGTGGTCGGCTACGAGGTGTGCTCGAGGGTTGCGGAGGCCGCGGGACGTTCACATCATGCCAGATGGGATACCACTGGCACGTGCGGGGCGTTCGGCGCGGCCGCCGCCGCTGGCAAGGTCCTCGGCTTGGACGACGTCGAGATGTGCTGGGCGCTGGGACACGCTGGCGCCCACGCTTCAGGCCTTCGGCAGGTTCGCGAGGATGGCGCGATCTCCAGGCCACTGTATGCCGCGAAGGCGGCGCTAACCGGGCTCCTGGCGGCCCTCATGGCCAAGTGCGGGTTCGGCGGGCCTGTGCGGATCCTCGAGGGAGAGCAAGGCTTCTTGAAGACGATGTCATCCGAGCCCGCCCTCGAAGCGCTCACCGACCGGTTGGGCGAGAGATACCGGATCTGCGAGGTGTCCATGAAGCCCTACCCTTCTTGCAAGCACTCGCACGCCCAGGTCGACGCGGCGCTAGAGATCGCGGCCGAGCCTGGCTTCGATCCCGACAGGGTCCGGGCTGTCAGGGTGCGCACCTACGAGACCGCCGTCAAGGCGGCCATCACGTCTACGGGTGGGGGCGGGAAGTACCCGCGCTCTCCGAGCGAAGCCTTTCGGAGCTCCCCGTACTGCGTCGCCGTCGCGCTTCAGAAGGGGCGTCTTGGGCTGCGCGACTTCCGTCCCGATGCGATAAGGCTCAACGACTACGCGAGGAGGCTCATTCCCAACACGACCCTTGAGGTCGACGACGAACTCGACGCGGAGTACCCCAAGATGTGCGGCGCGGAAGTCGAGGTCACCATGGACGACGGCGCGACGCTGTCCTCGTCCGTCATGCGGCCAAAGGGAGACCCCGAGAACCCCATGTCTCTGGAGGAAGTGTGCGACAAGGCGGTGGACCTAGCGGAGATCGCCTTGCCTCATGAGCAGGCGGTGGCTTGCGTGCAGCAGGTCGCTGACGTGCAGAACGCGAAAGACGTGGCCGTGTTGTTGGATGTCTGA